A window of Pyrus communis chromosome 3, drPyrComm1.1, whole genome shotgun sequence genomic DNA:
TAGTTTGCATTAATTCTTTCCTTTATTCTTTACCTTCAGGATTGTTGGACAGGTGGCGGTTACTGGGGAGCATCAATGGATTTATGCTGATGATCTTGTTAAGAATAACTGTTCACCATTGCAGGTAAATGGTTTAATACTTTGCAGTAATAGTACTGATTAGCATAGTTTTACTTTGAAAGGTGTTATCGATTCATCGTTGCAGCCATTTATTGTTATCAATTTTATGTTTTGGGTGTTTTCAGTACTGTGATGGGTGGCAAAGTCAATTTTCAGCTGGCATAAGGGTATGCCGTTCTCTGTCcgtctctctctcatctctctgtttgattttgtttgaaGTTGTGATAACTGATGAGATACTACACTTGTTAATTAATGTTATTTCTTCAGGGCCTATTCATAATAAGAGAAAATGTGGAAATTATGTCATTGCCTGCAATATGTTTTATTTGCTTATTAGTTTGACATAGGTATCTGTTTACTCTCATAGAAACATTTTTCTCCGTCCATTGACCAGAATGAtaatattcataagtagtacaTTTTGCGCCAAACTTactttttgctagtcctcaagcaaaaggttttttttgttttttttttttttgggttaggTAAGAAATGGAATTTAAATTTCCATAACTGTACAGGACCGGTAGCTGATGGCTGGTTAGATGTGAATGCAAGTTTGTTTGGGTTTTTGACACTCTCACTAACaagttttttttctcttatatAAGCATTATACTTTAATATGATTATGATTTCTAAGATATTTTGGATGTCATGCTAATTTAAACTATTTACAATTTCCTGTAGACCATTGTTGTTGTGGCTGTTGTTCCGCATGGAGTTATACAGCTTGGTTCTTTGAATAAAGTAAGTTCTTTAATTTTGGTGAATAACTTAGCCGTTCTAGTCCACGGGATAGCATGTGCTTATTTCTTGATTCTGTTGAGTGTTATAGCTATGAAGATGTTACGATTCTAGTCCATGCAACTCTGTTATTTAATTCTGTGGTGACTATACAAATACGGgatttatgctttcaagttataTATATTTCAAATGTATACTCATTTTCCCTTACCTTTGTTTGAGAGGTTCAGGTAGCTGAAAATGTGAAGCTGATATCTCAAATCACAGATGCTTTTAAGACTCTTCAAGATTTCCCAATAGACCATATCCCTAATCCAAAGCAATATAGCATATACAGTTCAGTATGCTcggtaactctctctctctctctctctctctctctctctctctctctctctctctctgtgtctctGTGCGCATGTGGCGACCTGTGGTTTATATGTGTatataagtgaagcactttatttttaaattttcttgtgAAACAGATAGATAAGGTCACTGATACCTggtattcttttttttcttttttgcctcAGACAAATATATCTCTGGAACGTTTGGCTTCAGGGGTTCTTCCTGATTGCGTAAATAATTTAGATACAGCCACAAACAGAGAAAGCTCCGATATTTGGTCGTCCATTTTCCCACATATTGGGAAAGATAATGATAGTTCTTACATTTCTTCACTGACCGAAAATTGTCTGAAAGAGGAAGTTGAACTGTTTAATAAGCATGGAGGACTTGAGTCATCCAACTTCAGGTGTGTTGAGATTGGCAAACTGCCTCAGTCAAAATCAAGCGCTCTCAGTATGGAGCATCGCAAACTAGTAGGTGTAGAATTACTTGATAGCAGGAAGTGTAAAGGGGAGAGTAGTGGCTGCAAAGATACTGGAATGGCCTCGATGATCTATGCCCATCCATTATCACATGATCCTGTTAAAGACATTGTAAATTTATGTGATTTTGCAGACTTAACTACAACATTTCTCGACTCTACTGCACATGAAAGGATTAATGCGGCCAGGGTAGATCTTCACCAGAATGAGGTATTGCATGTAAGTGAACCCTCAGTTGTTAAGTTTCAGAAGGGCCTGGAAAACCTGGAGTTTCAAACTGAATCAGGTCACATGGACACATCTAGTACATCAATGGCCTTCCCTGCTGGCTGTGAGCTGCATGAAGCACTTGGACCAGCTTTTCTGAATCAGGGTAACTATTTTGATTGGGTAGCGGGGAAGAATGGAGATAGAATTACTCCTGAGATACCTGAGGGGATGAACACTAGCCAGTTGACATCCGATTCTTGTCAAGAGCATCTTCTTGAAGCAGTAGTGGCTAATGTTTGCCAAAGTGGCAGTcttgttaaaaatgaaaaatcattctgTAAATCAATGCAGTCCCTTTTGACAACTGAAAAATATCCAGAGCCTTCTGGCCGTATTACCCATACAATTGATTCTGAAAATTTTTCTATTGATCAGCCTTCTCTTACTGGAGAGGACATGCAGCAATGCTTGAGCTCATCAGGGGTTTGCGGGGTGATATCTCCAAAATGGTTTTCATCACCTTGTCCTAGTGCTTGTAGTGAGCAGCCGGAGAGGTCTTCTGGACTGTCCAAAAATAGCAAGAAGAGGGCAAGACCTGGTGAAAGTTCTAGACCTAGGCCAAGAGACCGGCAATTGATCCAAGATCGTATTAAGGAACTGCGGGAGCTAATACCTACTGGAGCAAAGGTGGCTTTCCAAACTGTTTTCTAGTTTTGGGCCTTGTAAAAGAAGTTTGTTATTCATTCTATATGTGCTAAAAGTTTCATGTTAACTGTACAGTGCAGTATTGATTCACTGCTGGAGCGCACAATCAAGCACATGCTCTTTCTACAAAGCGTCACTAAGCATGCTGACAAACTAAATAAATGTGCTGATGCAAAGGTAAATGTTTTGGTTGTAAGTATATTATGGCCTGGGATTATTTGTCAAATTTCAACCTTCATTTTTAGTTTACCAAGCATCACCAAGAATATATAATGTTTATTGAGATAGTTTATTATCTACTTAATCATAATGCTTAATTCACAGTTGTGTCCGAAGGAAGCAAGCATGCTAGGATCCTCCAATTATGAACGTGGATCAAGCTGGGCAGTGGAGGTGGGTGGCAATCTGAAAGTTTGTTCAATAATAGTGGAGAATCTCAACAAGAATGGACAGATGGTTGTAGAGGTATAAATACTTCTTAGCGAGTGTTTCTGTCCTTATTATACATGAACTTCGGAGATGTGCTTGATCGTGTCTAGTTCAGTCTGATGATGAAGCTTATTGATTTGTATCATTTTCCGATATGATTTTGTTTGTCTTTACCGAATTCTCAGTACTAAAAGAATTCTTCCCCATGCAGCTGATGTGTGAAGAATGCAGTCATTTTCTAGAGATCGCTGAGGCTATCAGGTGCTCAGGTCTGACAATCTTAAAAGGTGTGACGGAAGCCCGTGGTGACAAGACATGGATATATTTTGTGGTTGAGGTAAGATCCGTATGGAATAACGCTTAAAATGTTTGACATTTCTAAAATGGATTTCCTTATTGACTTATCTATGAAAACAAGCATTTGCTAAACTTGCTAGTATCCATCCCTGTGGGACCTGCATGTTGAGCGTAGAATTTAAGAGCTAGTCTGCTTGCGTCTGGTGTTTTTTGTCAGGAGACTCATGACCTAATTTTGAATTCCAAATTACTCCAGGGGCAAAACAACAGAAGCATACACAGAATGGATATCTTATGGTCTCTTGTTCAGATATTACAGCCCAAGAATCCTACGCAACAGCTGTAACCTTGTCTCGCTCGTGGAGTGTCTCTGTAggttattttgtaaattattgtGAGTTATTTGTGATTTCCGATTGGAATTTACGGTTTGCTTCTCTTCATTTTGTTTGAACACACCTTTTAATTGAAAAGAACAAGAGTGAATAGCCCTGGGAGCAATTTCCCTCCTTTACTTTGTAGCGTGTGAAGGtgccatttattattttccCTCTCTTCTGTTGCAACTGCTGTGTCACTTGTACCACTTTGAATTTAAAGATGAATACATTCATTTCTACTTTTGGATTCGATTTTTGGCAATTGTTATTACAACTCCAAAAAGTCAggaattttgtaaaatattttttttgttttttggaacgTCAATAGCAACTTCCAATCTAATAGAGTGGATTAACCGAGTTAAACTAAAATGATCTAAACTTGCAAGCCCAGATTATAGATTTCGTTCACTACTACTAGCTCCATTCCACATGAAACGAGCCCTAAACAACCCGGTCCAACCCCCATAGGCGTCCTTATAAGCTACTGGTGACCTTGGGTGGCAGGAAATGGTTTTTGGGGCAGTACATTGGGTTTTCAGAGTACTATGGCCGCTGTATGGTTGGCATGCACATACGGAACGGCTATATGGTTGGCAAACACGGAGCAACTGTGTTAAGTTTGATGAATGTTTGCAGGATGGTGGTGATAAAGAGGATACTCCTCATACAACTCATAGAACCTcttcaaagttcaaaaaaatCAGACGATGCTGCAAGCATTCATTTTTGTTTCGTCACCCATGAACTTGTGTAGACGTAACAAAATGAGACGATCCTGCAAacattcaattttgttttatcaCCCATGAACTTGCGTAAACGTAACAGATAACTCTCCATCATGGAAGAGACGAAGAATCTTTAATATTTGATTGAAGTTATTGGAGCCTTATCCTTTGCCAATGCTTTTCCTTATATAGTGCTCCACCAAACCCTAGCTATTCACTCATCCTTTCCAAAATCTTCATTTTGCGGTTACAATGACAAAGCTCTCACATCCACATGATTTTCACGTGACCAATATACCCATAGTTATGCTCAAGCATTTTGCGCTGCAAATCAATATGGGCTATCTCCTAACTTAATTGGGGCACACATTTTTTGACATACATTTTTACACACATTTTGTAGAGTTCACTTCGTAATGCACTTCAATGATTCAACCATCTATAGTGCATGCTAGAGAGATTGGTCCGCATGTCCTGATGAACTGCTAGAAATGTACCCGCGGCCGTGCTGTGATATGGATTAAAACTATTACAGCATGCAATACCCCTGGTAAGTTGTAAGTTGTGTTCTGGTAGGGAGTCTTGTAGGGGCTGTGTCCATTGGGTAGTTGGAAGTTGGATCACGTGATAACTCAAGATTCAAGAATAAACGTCTGTGTGTGTATGTCTTTTATGGTTGTTGCTCACACTTAGTCATCAAATGTTGTTTTATGCTCGAAATGGTTGTCATCTCTCTTGTATATTTCGCTCGCTATTCTGCTTTATTGATCTTCTACTTTGTGCCTAGGGTTATTATAATTGACATATATGTGGGAATTTCCGCAAATGCCACCTGTTTTAGTTGGCACTCGGGATTGAGATTTTCCTCGTTAAATGttcacaatttttttgttcTCGTAGGATTTCCTAATCTCTTGGTTTGATTGCCTAACAAGAGATTTTATCtctgaaattataaaattttgattttttaacgaaaaaaacAGTATTGTTGC
This region includes:
- the LOC137728667 gene encoding transcription factor bHLH155-like isoform X2; translation: MGTDLHNILRSLCFNTEWNYAVSWKLKHRARMVLTCEDAYFDNCEQHDSSEIRCFSKTLDKLHDSHYSHDPLGLAVAKMSCHVYNLGEGIVGQVAVTGEHQWIYADDLVKNNCSPLQYCDGWQSQFSAGIRTIVVVAVVPHGVIQLGSLNKVAENVKLISQITDAFKTLQDFPIDHIPNPKQYSIYSSVCSTNISLERLASGVLPDCVNNLDTATNRESSDIWSSIFPHIGKDNDSSYISSLTENCLKEEVELFNKHGGLESSNFRCVEIGKLPQSKSSALSMEHRKLVGVELLDSRKCKGESSGCKDTGMASMIYAHPLSHDPVKDIVNLCDFADLTTTFLDSTAHERINAARVDLHQNEVLHVSEPSVVKFQKGLENLEFQTESGHMDTSSTSMAFPAGCELHEALGPAFLNQGNYFDWVAGKNGDRITPEIPEGMNTSQLTSDSCQEHLLEAVVANVCQSGSLVKNEKSFCKSMQSLLTTEKYPEPSGRITHTIDSENFSIDQPSLTGEDMQQCLSSSGVCGVISPKWFSSPCPSACSEQPERSSGLSKNSKKRARPGESSRPRPRDRQLIQDRIKELRELIPTGAKCSIDSLLERTIKHMLFLQSVTKHADKLNKCADAKLCPKEASMLGSSNYERGSSWAVEVGGNLKVCSIIVENLNKNGQMVVELMCEECSHFLEIAEAIRCSGLTILKGVTEARGDKTWIYFVVEGQNNRSIHRMDILWSLVQILQPKNPTQQL
- the LOC137728667 gene encoding transcription factor bHLH155-like isoform X1, which translates into the protein MGTDLHNILRSLCFNTEWNYAVSWKLKHRARMVLTCEDAYFDNCEQHDSSEIRCFSKTLDKLHDSHYSHDPLGLAVAKMSCHVYNLGEGIVGQVAVTGEHQWIYADDLVKNNCSPLQYCDGWQSQFSAGIRTIVVVAVVPHGVIQLGSLNKVAENVKLISQITDAFKTLQDFPIDHIPNPKQYSIYSSVCSTNISLERLASGVLPDCVNNLDTATNRESSDIWSSIFPHIGKDNDSSYISSLTENCLKEEVELFNKHGGLESSNFRCVEIGKLPQSKSSALSMEHRKLVGVELLDSRKCKGESSGCKDTGMASMIYAHPLSHDPVKDIVNLCDFADLTTTFLDSTAHERINAARVDLHQNEVLHVSEPSVVKFQKGLENLEFQTESGHMDTSSTSMAFPAGCELHEALGPAFLNQGNYFDWVAGKNGDRITPEIPEGMNTSQLTSDSCQEHLLEAVVANVCQSGSLVKNEKSFCKSMQSLLTTEKYPEPSGRITHTIDSENFSIDQPSLTGEDMQQCLSSSGVCGVISPKWFSSPCPSACSEQPERSSGLSKNSKKRARPGESSRPRPRDRQLIQDRIKELRELIPTGAKCSIDSLLERTIKHMLFLQSVTKHADKLNKCADAKLCPKEASMLGSSNYERGSSWAVEVGGNLKVCSIIVENLNKNGQMVVELMCEECSHFLEIAEAIRCSGLTILKGVTEARGDKTWIYFVVEETHDLILNSKLLQGQNNRSIHRMDILWSLVQILQPKNPTQQL